The Coprococcus phoceensis genomic sequence CAGTGAGCTGAATGCGATTTTGAACTACAGCGGTGGAAGTCTTGCAGGAGCGAAGCTTTATGTCTCACTGTTTCCGTGTAATGAATGTGCGAAAGCAATCATTCAAAGTGGAATACGAGAGGTGATATATGACTGCGATAAATATGCAGACACACCGTCTGTGATCGCATCAAAACGCATGATGGATGCGGCAGGAGTACGGTATTACCAATATCATCGCACAGGACGTGAGATAAAGATTGTTTTGTAACAGAGTATGGAACGGGGACTTTTTTAAGCCCCCGTATTTTAGTGGCAGGAACGTTGCCCTTTAGCCTGTCTCAATAAAAAACGATATTTTTTCCATGCAGCATTGCTTTCAAAAATGCAGCAGTCAATCAAATCTGGGTCGACGGCATTTTGAAAATTGGAATATGCGGCGTCCATCTGTGCTTTTACCTTTTCGATTTCTTCGTGTATATTGTATTCGGATGTTTCTCTTTGGCAGTTCTTTTGGAATAGTTTCATATGACACCCCTCATTCTTGTAAATAGTCTCTTTTATCTAGTATAGACAAAAAATAGAATAA encodes the following:
- a CDS encoding deoxycytidylate deaminase; this encodes MTEKRKDYISWDEYFMGVAMLSGMRSKDPSTQVGCCIVSQDNKILSMGYNGFPIGCSDDEFPWEREGDDPLETKYLYSTHSELNAILNYSGGSLAGAKLYVSLFPCNECAKAIIQSGIREVIYDCDKYADTPSVIASKRMMDAAGVRYYQYHRTGREIKIVL
- a CDS encoding YaaL family protein; the protein is MKLFQKNCQRETSEYNIHEEIEKVKAQMDAAYSNFQNAVDPDLIDCCIFESNAAWKKYRFLLRQAKGQRSCH